In a single window of the Amia ocellicauda isolate fAmiCal2 chromosome 20, fAmiCal2.hap1, whole genome shotgun sequence genome:
- the LOC136716089 gene encoding uncharacterized protein LOC136716089: MSQRSRRASMVFSWHKPFTILTPWRRGKAETAVESEVVLTKMKIFNNFQGKFVNVENASPRNSVSEQDIQEPAKPFVSNEAPSTPEQAHPNLDYLSQLSDLTVQDPDLPRLFKFESEDSGVELPSGANSPSTPTGSEQSFVVHSRGSSCDSSCGVLNMAAQDHLLSLSQCPETEETDTSTQQTPEEQVSAENKDELSSESATPDFSQSQEEEDSEIEQSGNLEKVSEEGEVNSTLEVTAEVPIQDTRPRSSSFTEAYDDMTEVEIQEQPLQKYNTSDSLDEYMDECCRLSEVNQGKVNALGSGLGYLEHICQLIEKIGQLQEHNLKLQKQICGLQKESRIKQTKEDCFLQHCSCGAASLAFQELKRHSRSEFHNLTASNGTLSDLSTIPEIARRPDRLGRKGVEGHGEAGSHPLVPLLRKGLNRRSYTEGEGRYLCDSMEGLAAPFRRNENHPWGRVKELVKKTRLRNQSRLGLSSSALKRSCPQLYRPDLGSSEPPRRDRNSMIALGHNTKYDYLWPH; this comes from the exons ATGAGCCAGAGAAGCCGGAGAGCCAGCATGGTGTTCAGCTGGCACAAGCCCTTCACCATCCTCACGCCGTGGAGGAGAG GAAAGGCGGAAACGGCAGTGGAGAGTGAAGTGGTGTTGACCAAGATGAAGATCTTCAACAACTTCCAGGGAAAGTTTGTGAATGTTGAAAATGCCTCCCCCAGAAACTCTGTCTCAGAGCAGGACATCCAGGAGCCAGCCAAACCTTTTGTCAGCAATGAAGCCCCATCGACGCCAGAGCAAGCCCATCCCAACCTGGACTACCTGTCTCAGCTTTCTGACCTCACAGTGCAGGACCCCGACCTGCCCAGACTATTCAAGTTTGAATCGGAGGACTCTGGCGTAGAGCTGCCTAGTGGAGCAAATTCCCCCTCCACCCCAACAGGGTCCGAACAGAGCTTTGTGGTGCACAGCCGAGGGTCATCTTGTGACTCGTCTTGTGGGGTCCTGAACATGGCAGCTCAAGATCATCTTCTCTCGCTCAGCCAGTGCCCAGAGACAGAAGAGACGGACACCAGTACCCAGCAGACACCAGAGGAGCAGGTCTCAGCCGAAAACAAAGACGAGCTGAGCTCTGAAAGTGCCACACCGGACTTTAGCCAGTCTCAAGAAGAAGAGGACTCAGAGATTGAGCAGTCAGGAAACCTAGAAAAGGTCTCTGAGGAAGGTGAAGTGAATTCTACACTGGAAGTTACTGCTGAGGTTCCCATCCAAGATACCAGGCCAAGGAGCAGCAGCTTCACGGAGGCCTATGATGACATGACGGAAGTGGAGATTCAGGAGCAGCCGCTGCAGAAATATAACACGAGCGACAGTCTGGATGAATACATGGATGAATGCTGCAGGTTAAGTGAG GTGAACCAGGGAAAGGTGAATGCTCTAGGCTCAGGACTGGGATACCTGGAACACATCTGCCAGCTCATCGAAAAGATCGGACAACTCCAGGAGCACAACCTCAAGCTCCAAAAGCAAATATGTGGCCTGCAGAAGGAATCCCGAATAAAGCAAACAAAGGAG GACTGTTTCCTGCAGCACTGTTCCTGTGGAGCAGCCAGCTTGGCGTTTCAGGAGCTGAAAAGACACTCCAGGAGTGAGTTCCACAACCTGACTGCCTCCAATGGCACACTGTCAGACCTGTCAACCATTCCTGAAATAGCAAGGCGCCCCGACAGGCTGGGAAGGAAAG GGGTGGAGGGTCATGGAGAAGCAGGAAGCCATCCCCTGGTGCCTCTCCTGAGGAAAGGCCTGAACCGCAGAAGCTACACAGAGGGTGAGGGGAGGTATCTTTGCGACAGCATGGAGGGTCTAGCCGCACCATTCAGACGG AATGAAAATCACCCCTGGGGGAGAGTAAAGGAACTGGTAAAGAAGACCAGGCTGAGAAATCAGAGCAGACTGGGGTTATCATCCAGTGCACTGAAGAGATCGTGCCCCCAGCTGTACAG GCCAGACCTGGGCTCATCTGAACCaccaagaagagacagaaactCCATGATTGCACTGGGCCACAACACAAAGTATGACTACCTCTGGCCCCACTAG